A window of the Funiculus sociatus GB2-C1 genome harbors these coding sequences:
- a CDS encoding monovalent cation/H(+) antiporter subunit G codes for MINALSYTCIGIGIFFWFWGTFPLIGHRSVLFKLHTLSVADTLGSMIIIVGLLLKIPREWPLLVLGIITLAIWNTVLGYVLAYCSSSGGSHE; via the coding sequence ATGATCAACGCCCTTAGTTATACCTGCATAGGTATAGGAATTTTCTTCTGGTTTTGGGGAACCTTTCCCCTGATCGGTCACCGATCGGTATTATTCAAGCTGCATACTCTTTCGGTTGCAGATACGCTAGGGAGCATGATCATCATCGTCGGACTGCTCCTGAAGATACCCCGCGAATGGCCGCTGCTCGTCCTTGGCATCATCACCTTGGCAATCTGGAATACTGTGCTGGGGTATGTGTTGGCATATTGTTCCAGTAGTGGAGGTAGCCATGAATGA
- a CDS encoding DUF4040 domain-containing protein → MNDSYIYVITALLPLSALMLLLQTNPYNALVVQGILGAVAALVFAVLGAADVALTQALMGTLLAITLYAIAVRSSLVMRLGVLEDGAIETDDESHFGQLMDDLRTIFGKHYMRLEVVPYTNTQALHRALMEKEVHATCARGEYDNKDSVATEDEKQPYRTTTRVQRLYDIMRTELSSPATSLTYVKAPDSGEEHK, encoded by the coding sequence ATGAATGATAGCTATATCTATGTCATAACTGCCCTGCTGCCGTTGTCCGCGTTGATGCTGCTACTTCAGACCAATCCATACAATGCTCTGGTAGTGCAGGGAATACTGGGAGCAGTGGCAGCATTGGTATTTGCGGTTTTGGGGGCGGCGGATGTGGCTTTGACCCAAGCGTTGATGGGTACCTTGCTGGCGATTACGCTTTATGCGATCGCGGTGCGTTCATCGCTGGTGATGCGTCTTGGTGTACTTGAAGATGGGGCAATTGAGACAGATGACGAGTCCCATTTTGGGCAGCTGATGGATGACTTAAGAACAATTTTTGGCAAACACTATATGCGTCTTGAGGTAGTCCCGTATACGAATACGCAGGCTTTGCACCGAGCGTTGATGGAGAAAGAAGTCCATGCAACCTGTGCCAGAGGAGAGTACGATAACAAAGACTCCGTAGCGACTGAGGACGAAAAGCAACCCTATCGCACCACAACTAGGGTTCAACGCCTCTATGACATCATGCGAACCGAACTTTCATCACCAGCGACAAGCCTAACCTATGTAAAGGCACCAGATTCAGGGGAGGAACATAAATGA
- a CDS encoding Na(+)/H(+) antiporter subunit B → MKWVYIAAGIALFVKFLIIPNPVPDLSLSIVQTLVQESGVPNAVTAVILRNRLYDTIFEVVVFTIAVMGAKFLLADERPFCTVYQFTDQPSIVMARLGATIAALVGIELAIRGHLSPGGGFAAGVAGGTAIGLVAITSSTEWMQEIYKRWHAAIWEKVSVLIFIVLSVITLVGLELPHGELGALFSGGVIPLLNILVAVKVALGSWAAILVFIHYRGLL, encoded by the coding sequence ATGAAATGGGTCTACATTGCAGCGGGGATAGCGCTGTTTGTCAAATTTCTGATCATACCCAATCCGGTACCGGACTTATCGCTCTCGATCGTCCAAACGCTTGTACAAGAAAGTGGAGTACCTAATGCAGTTACGGCCGTCATCCTCAGGAATCGGCTCTATGACACGATCTTTGAAGTGGTGGTATTTACGATCGCGGTAATGGGTGCTAAGTTTCTGCTGGCTGATGAAAGGCCGTTCTGCACGGTCTATCAGTTTACCGATCAACCATCGATTGTTATGGCGCGTCTGGGAGCAACAATTGCCGCGTTGGTGGGCATCGAACTGGCGATTCGGGGGCATCTGAGTCCCGGCGGTGGTTTTGCAGCTGGAGTGGCAGGCGGAACCGCGATCGGCCTTGTGGCGATTACCTCATCAACCGAGTGGATGCAGGAAATCTACAAGCGCTGGCACGCCGCTATATGGGAGAAGGTTTCAGTTCTAATTTTCATTGTTTTGTCGGTTATCACTCTAGTCGGATTAGAATTACCGCACGGAGAGTTGGGCGCACTTTTTAGCGGCGGGGTTATCCCCCTGCTGAACATCTTAGTCGCAGTAAAAGTTGCTTTGGGTTCTTGGGCAGCTATTTTGGTGTTTATTCATTATCGGGGATTGTTGTGA
- a CDS encoding sodium-dependent bicarbonate transport family permease — protein MDFLSLFLMDFVKQLQSPTLGFLIGGMVIAALGSELVIPEAINQIIVFMLLMKIGLTGGQAIRNSNLTEMVLPAAFAVAVGILVVFIARYTLAKLPKVNTVDAIATGGLFGAVSGSTMAAALTLLEEQKMPYEAWAAALYPFMDIPALVTAIVVANIYLNHKKKRSAAGESLSKQTVAAGDYPDQQDYPRSRQEYLRKQQSADNRVKIWPIVKESLQGPALSAMLLGIALGLFTQPESVYKSFYDPLFRGLLSILMLVMGMEAWSRLGELRKVAQWYVVYSVVAPLLHGFIAFGLGMIAHYATGFSLGGVVILAVIAASSSDISGPPTLRAGIPSANPSAYIGASTAIGTPIAIGLAIPLFLGLAQAIGGS, from the coding sequence GTGGATTTTTTGTCCTTGTTTTTAATGGACTTCGTTAAGCAGTTGCAGTCCCCAACACTCGGGTTTTTGATTGGTGGTATGGTCATTGCCGCCCTTGGTAGCGAATTGGTAATTCCAGAGGCGATTAATCAGATCATCGTCTTCATGCTGCTCATGAAAATCGGTCTGACCGGTGGTCAGGCGATCCGCAATTCCAACCTAACGGAGATGGTGTTACCTGCAGCGTTTGCTGTAGCAGTAGGGATTCTTGTTGTATTCATCGCACGCTATACGTTAGCCAAGCTGCCGAAGGTCAACACCGTGGATGCGATTGCGACCGGGGGGTTGTTTGGTGCTGTGAGTGGCTCTACCATGGCTGCCGCCCTGACGCTACTGGAAGAACAAAAAATGCCATACGAGGCATGGGCTGCCGCACTCTATCCCTTCATGGATATCCCAGCGCTCGTAACGGCGATTGTGGTGGCCAACATTTATCTCAACCACAAGAAGAAGCGTAGTGCAGCAGGCGAGTCTCTCAGCAAGCAGACCGTTGCAGCAGGCGATTATCCCGATCAGCAGGATTATCCCAGAAGCCGGCAAGAGTATCTCCGCAAGCAGCAGTCTGCGGATAATCGGGTCAAAATATGGCCGATCGTGAAGGAAAGCCTCCAGGGTCCTGCCCTATCGGCAATGTTGCTCGGCATTGCTCTTGGCCTGTTCACCCAGCCGGAAAGTGTCTATAAAAGCTTCTACGACCCCCTCTTCCGCGGCTTGCTTTCGATCTTGATGCTGGTCATGGGTATGGAGGCTTGGTCAAGACTTGGCGAACTACGTAAGGTGGCCCAGTGGTACGTCGTGTATAGCGTAGTGGCACCGCTGTTGCATGGGTTTATCGCCTTCGGTCTCGGCATGATTGCCCACTACGCCACGGGATTCAGCCTGGGCGGTGTTGTGATCCTGGCCGTCATCGCCGCCTCCAGTTCAGACATCTCAGGTCCCCCCACGTTGCGAGCCGGGATTCCGTCGGCCAATCCCTCTGCCTACATCGGCGCATCCACAGCCATCGGTACACCCATTGCGATCGGCTTGGCAATACCGCTCTTCCTCGGGCTTGCCCAGGCGATAGGCGGCAGCTAA